A genomic segment from Desulfonatronum thioautotrophicum encodes:
- a CDS encoding metallophosphoesterase family protein yields the protein MRVLLAGDTHGEFQHVLSCSHEADAIIFLGDQTPKRDFKSELGAVADKSWFVLGNHDSDHLEFLQNHKSMLHRCLHCTVEEFGGIRVAGLNGIFMRRFLGLSNVDLLKDLYSLKPFYHSRRDCLWYRSLGYEYLTAIFPEDIEHMIELQADVLVCHEAPECHRHGFMMLGDLARTMGVKLLIHGHHHERYEDVIEEGIKVVGLGPPGEFDPITEQDEGLDWLHHLYPWQIA from the coding sequence ATGAGGGTATTGCTTGCAGGAGACACGCATGGAGAGTTTCAGCACGTGCTCTCCTGTTCACACGAGGCTGATGCAATCATTTTTTTGGGGGACCAGACCCCAAAGCGAGATTTTAAGTCCGAGCTGGGAGCGGTCGCGGACAAGTCATGGTTCGTACTAGGCAACCATGATTCTGATCATTTGGAATTTCTCCAGAACCATAAATCCATGTTGCACAGGTGCCTGCACTGCACGGTCGAGGAGTTTGGGGGAATCAGGGTGGCCGGGCTTAACGGCATTTTTATGAGGCGATTTCTGGGCCTGTCCAACGTCGATCTGCTGAAGGACCTCTACTCACTCAAACCGTTCTATCACAGCCGGCGGGACTGTTTGTGGTACAGAAGTCTCGGGTATGAATACCTGACAGCGATTTTTCCGGAGGACATCGAGCACATGATAGAGCTTCAAGCCGATGTCCTGGTTTGCCATGAGGCACCGGAATGCCATCGTCACGGATTCATGATGCTGGGCGACCTGGCTCGAACTATGGGGGTCAAGCTGCTGATCCACGGGCACCATCACGAGCGCTATGAGGATGTGATCGAGGAAGGTATCAAGGTTGTTGGCCTCGGACCGCCTGGCGAGTTCGATCCTATCACGGAACAGGACGAGGGCTTAGACTGGCTGCATCATCTTTATCCTTGGCAGATCGCATGA
- a CDS encoding type IV secretory system conjugative DNA transfer family protein: protein MNTTQVMTAFRNHDIGALRKRIVASTNVDHHEYTTLFTFDSKTTLSMEEGKLNVLIVGATGRGKTRSLVTPISERLIKMGLGGLIIDVKNTQCDNIRKIAASCGRLDDIVEVGSFATARPVNLLAGIEEQELRDMLENMMITGIQNSNNLDWHYKGVSIVLDCLRLLQYLDEAEPGGLFSPTLSLLAKMTYDFEFARNLWQHWILTVSEPTREQAAFRAFVESNSFHVLCKDESGSGSFEWERQVTWQLANVRRILNDFSRSELSRKLSDSRGLALDLDELILKKKNIVILRFSPRTGGPGRIVARHLKERFYQSVYSRYEHPCTEHRPVFCILDEFQDVLNLDENSSLDDFNWFSKAREFNVINVAATQSMSSLYRNGLHHKVNAMLCNFGTKILMQCDDPATDGWTRTFFEAPKPVQKLCKGEVILAKYAFPKRQLEVSVESVQQAHDRMVSILSSMTMPEVTPFSNDMNQAQLIQKRIWKPDWVINQPALMKLYTRFDMYLRDAKIVVHSDDPEKLQRIIEVMEMLLEQLQKSGIALKHLEWPRRGRYVIKTQSRQKEAAEMARALFRRICETCGTFCGTELIRHDLKKRCAECEIDMLRDRLDEHLILFFETYQRNLQTPFAGFSFPEGWSRIVECAMAEMLHISETILISSIYVKDGFLNISVCKSSIPSKMEKSIMDIILQAGESCKITCRICGNSPIDLQNRKLLCVVCASKDKCIVNEVE from the coding sequence ATGAATACAACACAGGTTATGACGGCATTCAGAAATCACGATATCGGAGCATTGCGTAAGAGGATTGTTGCAAGCACCAATGTCGACCACCATGAGTATACGACTTTGTTTACATTTGATTCAAAAACAACCCTTTCCATGGAGGAAGGGAAACTCAATGTTCTGATTGTTGGTGCTACAGGTAGGGGTAAGACCAGATCTTTAGTGACACCAATATCTGAAAGGCTTATCAAAATGGGCTTGGGTGGGTTGATCATCGATGTGAAAAATACCCAGTGCGACAATATCCGCAAGATTGCGGCGTCCTGTGGCAGGCTTGATGATATAGTGGAAGTAGGCTCCTTTGCCACTGCCCGACCTGTGAATCTTCTTGCGGGCATAGAGGAACAGGAGCTTCGTGATATGCTCGAAAATATGATGATCACGGGTATCCAGAACAGCAATAACTTGGATTGGCACTACAAGGGAGTGTCTATTGTTCTGGATTGCCTGCGACTGCTTCAATACCTTGATGAGGCAGAACCAGGCGGGTTGTTCAGTCCCACTCTAAGCCTGTTGGCAAAGATGACATATGATTTCGAATTCGCCAGAAATTTGTGGCAACACTGGATATTGACGGTAAGTGAGCCGACGCGAGAACAGGCGGCTTTTAGGGCATTCGTGGAATCAAATTCGTTCCATGTGTTGTGCAAGGATGAAAGTGGAAGCGGTAGTTTCGAATGGGAGCGGCAGGTCACTTGGCAACTGGCCAACGTCCGCAGAATTTTGAACGATTTTTCCCGGTCGGAATTATCTCGTAAGCTGTCGGATTCAAGAGGCCTTGCTCTTGACCTTGACGAGTTGATCCTGAAAAAAAAGAACATTGTGATTCTGCGCTTCTCACCCAGGACAGGGGGGCCGGGCAGAATCGTGGCCCGGCATCTCAAGGAACGGTTCTATCAATCTGTCTATTCGCGCTATGAACACCCATGCACAGAGCATAGGCCCGTATTCTGCATTCTCGATGAGTTCCAGGACGTATTGAATTTGGACGAGAACTCAAGTCTGGATGATTTCAACTGGTTCTCCAAGGCCCGTGAGTTTAACGTGATCAATGTCGCAGCCACCCAGAGTATGTCCAGCCTGTACCGAAATGGCCTTCATCACAAGGTCAACGCCATGCTTTGTAATTTCGGGACAAAAATCTTGATGCAATGTGATGATCCCGCCACCGACGGATGGACGCGTACATTTTTCGAGGCTCCGAAACCGGTACAGAAGTTGTGCAAGGGCGAGGTGATTCTGGCTAAGTACGCTTTTCCCAAGCGGCAGCTCGAAGTGAGTGTCGAGAGCGTCCAACAGGCTCATGACAGAATGGTTTCCATTCTATCCAGCATGACCATGCCTGAAGTCACACCTTTTTCAAATGACATGAACCAAGCGCAACTTATTCAGAAAAGAATATGGAAACCGGATTGGGTGATAAACCAGCCAGCTCTTATGAAACTTTACACTCGATTTGATATGTATTTGCGTGATGCCAAGATCGTAGTTCACTCAGATGACCCCGAAAAGTTGCAGAGAATTATTGAGGTCATGGAGATGTTACTGGAACAGCTCCAAAAGTCGGGTATTGCCTTGAAGCACCTTGAATGGCCGAGACGTGGCCGATACGTGATAAAGACACAGAGCCGACAGAAAGAGGCTGCGGAGATGGCCAGAGCGTTGTTCCGCAGGATTTGTGAGACCTGTGGCACGTTTTGCGGTACGGAACTCATTCGCCATGATTTAAAAAAAAGGTGCGCTGAATGTGAAATTGACATGCTGCGTGACCGCCTTGACGAACACCTCATCCTATTTTTTGAGACTTACCAGCGTAACCTGCAGACACCCTTTGCTGGGTTTTCGTTCCCTGAAGGGTGGAGCAGAATTGTGGAATGTGCGATGGCCGAAATGTTGCACATTTCAGAAACAATATTGATCAGTAGCATATACGTAAAGGACGGCTTCCTCAATATTTCAGTTTGTAAATCAAGCATTCCTTCAAAGATGGAGAAATCAATCATGGATATCATTCTACAAGCAGGTGAGTCTTGCAAGATCACGTGCAGGATTTGTGGGAATTCACCAATAGATTTGCAAAATCGAAAATTACTTTGTGTCGTATGCGCCTCAAAGGATAAGTGTATTGTCAATGAAGTCGAATAG